From a single Natronorubrum tibetense GA33 genomic region:
- a CDS encoding M42 family metallopeptidase: protein MDIDRTELDRLVAARGGPGGEYRVARVFEELIEPHVDEISWDAMGNVVATSYGGGENGDDGGEKNGDGNEGSEEIMLAAHTDELAFLIDGITDDGLCSFSMLGGHYRGYLLGQHVRVGPDAVPGVIGAKPRHFMNGEEKEALPETLHIDLGARSRDEVADLNVEPGDQATWDRELTDLANGRLTGRALDDRIALAILVAVARVADPDRTVHYVATVQEEVGLRGARAAVHEVDPDVAIALEIFPTDDYPTDGERAVDVELGSGPVVELGDGTSEYLFGGVLVDRQTLEWLKRAGETADVPLQHDLMIGGTTDATEFQSAGRGRHAGAIAVPCRYTHSPVELIDLADAEETADVLAAALESPFPDRTDVRGRR from the coding sequence ATGGACATCGACCGAACCGAACTGGACAGGCTCGTTGCTGCTCGGGGTGGCCCCGGCGGAGAGTATCGCGTCGCTCGCGTGTTCGAGGAGCTAATCGAGCCCCACGTCGACGAGATCTCGTGGGACGCGATGGGGAACGTGGTCGCAACGAGTTACGGCGGTGGGGAGAATGGGGACGACGGCGGCGAGAAGAACGGGGACGGCAACGAGGGGAGCGAGGAGATCATGCTCGCCGCTCACACCGACGAACTCGCGTTCCTGATCGACGGCATCACCGACGACGGGCTCTGTTCGTTCTCGATGCTCGGGGGCCACTACCGGGGCTACCTGCTCGGCCAGCACGTCCGCGTCGGCCCGGACGCCGTGCCGGGCGTCATCGGGGCGAAGCCGCGACACTTCATGAACGGCGAAGAGAAGGAGGCGCTTCCCGAGACCCTCCACATCGATCTCGGCGCGCGGAGCCGAGACGAGGTCGCGGATTTGAACGTTGAACCAGGTGATCAGGCGACCTGGGACCGCGAACTGACGGATCTCGCGAACGGCCGACTCACAGGTCGGGCGCTCGACGACCGGATCGCCCTCGCGATTCTCGTCGCCGTCGCCCGCGTCGCCGATCCCGACAGAACGGTCCACTACGTCGCGACCGTCCAGGAGGAAGTCGGTCTCCGGGGCGCGCGCGCCGCGGTGCACGAGGTCGATCCCGACGTCGCCATCGCCCTCGAGATCTTTCCGACCGACGACTACCCCACCGACGGCGAGCGAGCGGTCGACGTCGAACTCGGCTCCGGACCCGTCGTCGAACTCGGCGACGGCACCTCGGAGTACCTCTTCGGCGGTGTCCTTGTCGACAGACAGACCCTCGAGTGGCTCAAGCGAGCCGGCGAGACCGCAGACGTTCCCCTCCAGCACGACCTCATGATCGGCGGAACGACCGACGCCACGGAGTTTCAGAGCGCCGGGCGCGGCCGACACGCCGGCGCGATCGCCGTCCCCTGTCGGTACACCCACTCGCCCGTGGAGCTGATCGACCTCGCCGACGCGGAGGAGACCGCCGACGTACTCGCGGCCGCACTCGAGTCCCCGTTCCCCGACCGAACGGACGTTCGCGGTCGTCGGTAA
- a CDS encoding ABC transporter ATP-binding protein, which translates to MSTIDQRDTDDRTDRVDGREPLLEVTDLQKHFPVHSGLFASVRFDRDSDGFPVRFDESSVKAVDGVSFSIEPGETLGVVGESGCGKSTLARTIVGLEEPTAGEVRFDGERTDEIEESEFRKRTQMVFQDPQSSLNGRRKIGHIIEDPLEGAGWEKSRRQERSLELLEQVGLKREYYNRYPHEFSGGQRQRINLARSLSINPDLVIADEPVSGLDVSVQAQILNLMDDLQEEYGLTYLLISHDLSVVRYIADRVAVMYLGEFVELSPTEELFTDQHHPYTSSLLRSVPNPDPDQPGVQSVLGGTVPSASDPPRGCRFHTRCPDFILPDGFSRDGYEAYDQLLADVRERTIDADADEPNAVVDAYFGDSDGIPSAARGDAERAAERALEGEWATARETLEAHESICQSAAPALESTAPDRVAACHLEIDERGETREP; encoded by the coding sequence ATGAGTACGATCGACCAGCGCGACACTGACGACCGAACCGACCGCGTCGACGGCCGAGAGCCGCTGCTCGAGGTCACCGACCTGCAGAAACACTTTCCCGTCCACTCGGGGCTCTTCGCCTCGGTGCGGTTCGACCGCGACTCGGACGGCTTTCCCGTCCGCTTCGACGAGTCGAGCGTGAAAGCCGTCGACGGCGTGAGCTTCTCGATCGAACCCGGGGAAACCCTCGGTGTCGTCGGTGAATCCGGCTGCGGCAAATCCACGCTCGCCCGAACGATCGTCGGCCTCGAGGAGCCGACCGCCGGTGAGGTTCGCTTCGACGGCGAACGGACGGACGAGATCGAGGAGTCCGAGTTCCGAAAGCGCACCCAGATGGTGTTTCAGGACCCCCAATCAAGCCTGAACGGCCGCCGGAAGATCGGCCACATTATCGAGGACCCGCTCGAGGGGGCCGGCTGGGAGAAATCCCGGCGACAGGAGCGCTCGCTCGAGTTGCTCGAGCAGGTCGGGCTCAAGCGAGAGTACTACAACCGGTATCCCCACGAGTTTTCGGGCGGCCAGCGCCAGCGGATCAACCTCGCGCGCTCGCTGTCGATCAACCCCGATCTCGTCATCGCGGACGAGCCGGTCAGCGGGCTGGACGTCAGCGTGCAGGCCCAGATCCTCAACCTGATGGACGACCTCCAGGAGGAGTACGGCCTGACGTACCTGCTCATCTCGCACGACCTGAGCGTCGTCAGGTACATCGCCGACCGGGTCGCCGTGATGTACCTCGGCGAGTTCGTCGAACTCTCGCCGACGGAGGAGCTGTTCACCGACCAGCACCACCCCTACACGAGCTCGCTGTTGCGCTCCGTTCCGAACCCCGATCCGGATCAGCCGGGCGTCCAGTCGGTGCTCGGCGGCACCGTCCCGAGCGCCTCGGATCCGCCCCGGGGCTGTCGCTTCCACACCCGCTGTCCCGATTTCATCCTCCCGGACGGCTTCAGCAGAGATGGGTACGAGGCCTACGATCAGCTTCTCGCCGATGTCCGCGAGCGAACGATCGACGCCGACGCGGACGAGCCGAACGCCGTCGTCGACGCCTACTTCGGCGATTCCGACGGCATCCCGTCCGCAGCGCGCGGGGACGCCGAACGGGCGGCCGAACGCGCACTCGAGGGCGAGTGGGCGACCGCTCGAGAGACGCTCGAAGCCCACGAGTCGATCTGCCAGTCGGCTGCGCCGGCACTCGAGTCGACGGCTCCCGATCGCGTCGCCGCCTGTCACCTCGAGATCGACGAGCGGGGTGAGACTCGTGAGCCTTGA
- a CDS encoding helix-turn-helix domain-containing protein gives MKKRIDLTLWHEACWMLSVTREYPSATLVITDMCSDGTDILATLVVTGEDGLDLEAVAETIAAYPDVRATDLLEAGARHLRIHARFDATSSVYDTIVQSSLTPIGEIRIADNREHWTLLADGEAIGSAITDLEAVADVDIRRVVDYEPDASTNYTLIDEIRDELSGRQTEYLLSALEEGYYGWPRDVAAKDLAEKHDVSGPTALEHLRKGEAVVLERVLSSVREEERNELAVPESK, from the coding sequence ATGAAAAAACGGATCGATCTGACGCTGTGGCACGAGGCGTGTTGGATGCTATCGGTCACCCGCGAGTATCCGTCGGCCACGCTCGTCATCACCGACATGTGTTCGGACGGCACCGACATCCTGGCCACGCTCGTCGTCACTGGCGAGGACGGCCTCGACCTCGAGGCGGTCGCCGAAACGATCGCCGCGTATCCGGACGTTCGGGCGACGGATCTCCTCGAAGCGGGCGCTCGACACCTCCGCATTCACGCTCGGTTCGATGCGACGAGTTCGGTGTACGACACGATCGTTCAGTCGTCGCTGACACCCATCGGCGAGATCCGGATCGCCGACAACAGGGAACACTGGACGCTGCTCGCCGACGGCGAGGCCATCGGATCCGCCATCACCGACCTCGAGGCGGTCGCCGACGTCGACATCCGCCGCGTGGTCGACTACGAACCCGACGCCTCGACGAACTACACCCTCATCGACGAGATCAGGGACGAACTCTCCGGCCGACAGACGGAGTACCTCCTCTCGGCGCTCGAGGAGGGCTACTACGGCTGGCCGCGCGACGTCGCGGCAAAAGACCTCGCCGAGAAACACGATGTCTCCGGTCCGACGGCGCTCGAGCACCTCCGAAAGGGCGAAGCGGTGGTCCTCGAGCGCGTGCTCAGCAGCGTCAGAGAGGAAGAACGGAACGAACTCGCGGTTCCGGAGTCGAAGTGA
- a CDS encoding ABC transporter permease — translation MGLFRYTLRRFAQLVPVLFGIVTLTFVMMHALPGDPVRLYLGTEPGQELADDLIESHGFDRPLYEQYFEHLWRLAQGDLGQSFVYNRPVTDLIWERMEPTLVVMGLSYVVALPVAIGLGIYGAARHNEAGDHVSRFAGLAGISTPNFWLALMLIYVMTYHLGLLPASGYTSPFVNPIESATLLVMPVLTLATAQTALLMRMTRSSMIEELRSEHVETARAYGIPERKVMVRHSFRNALLPLITIVGLQLSTLLGGSVIVEEIFAIPGLGRLFFDSIIDQDYSVAVGVTLFFSTLFLIGVVLTDIAYAYIDPRIKYD, via the coding sequence ATGGGATTGTTTAGATACACACTCCGACGGTTCGCCCAGCTCGTTCCGGTCCTGTTCGGCATCGTGACGCTGACGTTCGTCATGATGCACGCACTGCCGGGCGATCCCGTCCGCCTCTATCTCGGGACGGAGCCCGGACAGGAGCTGGCGGACGACCTGATCGAGAGCCACGGCTTCGATCGGCCGCTTTACGAACAGTACTTTGAACACCTCTGGCGGCTCGCACAGGGCGACCTCGGTCAGTCGTTCGTCTACAACCGACCGGTGACCGACCTCATCTGGGAGCGCATGGAGCCAACGCTCGTCGTGATGGGGCTGTCCTACGTCGTGGCGCTGCCGGTCGCCATCGGGCTCGGCATCTACGGCGCCGCCCGTCACAACGAAGCCGGCGACCACGTTTCTCGATTCGCCGGCCTGGCCGGCATTTCGACGCCGAACTTCTGGCTGGCGCTGATGCTGATCTACGTCATGACGTACCACCTCGGACTCCTCCCCGCGTCGGGGTACACGTCGCCGTTCGTCAACCCGATCGAGTCCGCAACGCTGCTCGTCATGCCCGTACTGACGCTTGCGACGGCACAGACGGCCTTGCTCATGCGGATGACGCGCTCGAGCATGATCGAAGAGCTGCGCTCGGAACACGTCGAGACCGCACGCGCCTACGGCATTCCGGAGCGCAAGGTCATGGTCCGTCACTCGTTCCGAAACGCCCTGCTGCCGCTGATCACGATCGTCGGGCTTCAGCTGTCGACGCTGCTCGGCGGGAGCGTCATCGTCGAAGAGATCTTCGCCATCCCTGGACTGGGACGGCTGTTCTTCGACTCGATCATCGACCAGGACTACTCCGTCGCGGTCGGCGTGACGCTGTTCTTCTCGACGTTGTTCCTGATCGGCGTCGTGCTCACCGACATCGCCTACGCCTACATCGACCCACGAATCAAATATGACTGA
- a CDS encoding ABC transporter substrate-binding protein, giving the protein MRNKLSTPDMNRRRFVKSMAAAGTAGLFAGCIGADPDGDGGGTFRIATSDEVETFDPRMNQMAWYSTAAHYLFDSLLMMEPDGSGTIPHLADGELEEVDETTFVADIRDDVTFHDGSQLTAEDVAYSLNWVRDPDNDSPNLSNVEFLDEAEATGEYEVTLHLEYQSALMERTLAGMNAAIVSKDAAEEMGQEEFGQNPVGSGPFELANHDPSASVELEANSDYFMGEPDLDALEYRIIPETEVGYVELADGTIHQSGVTEALVDQAESDDDIDVYQLDNFDFQGFIVNCLEGPFEDVRAREGLNYLVDYDDLLTGAVGDLGSRNWGHMPPGVVNGWDFPADEWEEAYYPEQDHERALELFEEAGIGTDFEVDITTRAGEAMTGRATVLQNEFEQAGIDATVSEVSDGEWLDSLDVGDFDITTYGWGGNDDPDGYYYHMFRDIVNDDGGMSDDVVGHSSIGYLYEGARERGDDDTLEDLERLDEIVREARMTTDRDERYDYYVEAAELLLPLYPVLGIYSAESVTGVHTDVDGYEPSEFGDQELFNEWQSATIDN; this is encoded by the coding sequence ATGCGCAATAAACTCAGCACACCAGACATGAATCGGCGGCGGTTCGTCAAATCAATGGCGGCTGCCGGCACTGCCGGTCTGTTCGCCGGTTGCATCGGCGCGGATCCCGACGGCGACGGCGGGGGGACCTTCCGGATCGCGACGTCCGACGAAGTGGAGACGTTCGATCCGCGAATGAATCAGATGGCGTGGTACAGCACCGCTGCCCACTACCTGTTCGACTCGCTGCTCATGATGGAGCCGGACGGCAGCGGCACGATTCCGCACCTCGCGGACGGCGAACTCGAGGAGGTCGACGAGACGACGTTCGTCGCCGATATTCGAGACGACGTCACCTTCCACGACGGCTCGCAGCTGACCGCGGAGGACGTCGCCTACTCGCTCAACTGGGTCCGGGACCCGGACAACGACTCGCCGAACCTCTCGAACGTCGAGTTCTTGGACGAGGCCGAGGCGACCGGCGAGTACGAAGTCACGCTCCACCTCGAGTATCAGTCGGCGCTCATGGAGCGGACGCTCGCGGGGATGAACGCGGCGATCGTCTCGAAGGACGCGGCCGAAGAGATGGGCCAAGAGGAGTTCGGACAGAACCCGGTTGGGAGCGGCCCGTTCGAACTCGCCAACCACGATCCGTCGGCCAGCGTCGAACTCGAGGCGAACAGCGACTACTTCATGGGCGAACCCGACCTCGATGCCCTCGAGTACCGCATCATCCCCGAGACGGAGGTCGGCTACGTGGAACTGGCTGACGGCACGATCCACCAGTCTGGTGTGACGGAAGCGCTGGTCGATCAGGCTGAGAGCGACGACGATATCGATGTCTACCAGCTCGACAACTTCGACTTCCAGGGGTTCATCGTCAACTGTCTCGAGGGCCCGTTCGAAGACGTCAGGGCTCGCGAAGGGCTCAACTACCTCGTCGACTACGACGATCTGCTGACGGGTGCCGTGGGCGACCTCGGGAGCCGGAACTGGGGGCACATGCCGCCGGGCGTCGTCAACGGTTGGGACTTCCCCGCCGACGAGTGGGAGGAAGCGTACTACCCCGAGCAGGACCACGAGCGCGCGCTCGAACTGTTCGAGGAGGCGGGGATCGGCACCGATTTTGAGGTCGATATCACCACGAGAGCGGGTGAAGCGATGACGGGACGGGCTACCGTCTTGCAGAACGAGTTCGAACAGGCCGGTATCGACGCCACGGTCAGCGAGGTCTCCGACGGCGAGTGGCTTGACTCCCTCGACGTCGGTGATTTCGATATCACCACGTACGGCTGGGGCGGCAACGACGACCCGGACGGCTACTACTACCACATGTTCCGGGATATCGTGAACGACGATGGCGGGATGAGCGACGATGTCGTCGGTCACTCCTCGATCGGCTACCTCTACGAGGGGGCTCGGGAGCGGGGCGACGATGACACGCTCGAGGATCTCGAGCGACTCGACGAGATCGTTCGTGAGGCGCGAATGACGACCGACCGCGACGAGCGCTACGATTACTACGTCGAGGCCGCAGAGCTCCTGTTGCCGCTGTATCCGGTTCTCGGCATCTACTCCGCCGAGAGCGTAACCGGCGTCCACACGGACGTCGATGGCTACGAGCCGAGCGAGTTCGGCGATCAGGAACTCTTCAACGAGTGGCAGTCGGCAACGATCGACAACTAA
- a CDS encoding DUF7342 family protein has product MTDEARRDGPPPFDRPFEDEDTKQRVYGAVLHARKPMTAAELAERADCSEASARTHLSFYADLGIVIRHEGRPVRYERNDDYFEWRRVNELARENTVDELQARVSELTGQIEAYRDEYAVDSPAEVNVLEFDAERVDDVYVELGDWATVLEERRLHERARRKAAGSTAPSHS; this is encoded by the coding sequence ATGACAGACGAGGCCCGCCGGGATGGCCCGCCCCCGTTCGATAGACCCTTCGAAGACGAGGACACGAAGCAGCGCGTGTACGGTGCGGTGTTGCACGCTCGAAAGCCGATGACGGCCGCCGAACTCGCCGAGCGGGCGGACTGCTCGGAAGCGTCGGCACGGACACACCTGTCTTTCTACGCCGACCTCGGTATCGTCATTCGGCACGAGGGCCGCCCGGTCAGGTACGAGCGCAACGACGACTACTTCGAGTGGCGGCGGGTGAACGAGCTAGCGCGGGAGAACACTGTCGACGAGTTGCAGGCCCGCGTGTCGGAGTTGACCGGTCAGATCGAGGCGTATCGCGACGAATACGCCGTCGACTCGCCCGCTGAGGTCAATGTCCTCGAGTTCGACGCGGAGCGAGTCGACGACGTGTACGTGGAACTCGGCGACTGGGCTACCGTCCTCGAGGAGCGTCGCCTTCACGAACGTGCCCGGAGAAAGGCCGCCGGTTCGACGGCTCCGTCGCATAGCTGA
- the dacB gene encoding D-alanyl-D-alanine carboxypeptidase/D-alanyl-D-alanine endopeptidase, with the protein MSLEGRTHTRTRVESVLPALDRISASVYAVDLRTDEPIVAINPEVPLLPASNAKLVTAARAFAELGPAYRFETTLHAVGEIKDGHLLGDLVLTGRGAPDLSQADLMTLADGVAGSGIDTVAGELVVDTSAFDRESLGPGWTWDDGQFAYGAKSTPLAVERNTVDITVSHRTDSVTVDASPTSEIVRIESDVETGPSERLEVYKKRASEIIRVEGEIPPGETAVEASPVDDPMMHASSLLQDALEANEIDIDGWTRIENDPVETDGLPCATVESAPLSTLVRDMLVSSDNFVAEQLARTVALELEGKGSWGIWEEHADAFLADRGADAVRLRDGSGLSRYNLLSAASVSAVLEWVLEQPWSEQYRQSLPLAGVEGTVENRLTDISAPVRAKTGTLTGVRTLSGYVEDPGGEPAVVFSCLLSNLTGDLEATATDRIDELVGEIVAATDLE; encoded by the coding sequence GTGAGCCTTGAAGGACGGACCCATACGCGGACCCGCGTCGAGTCGGTGCTGCCGGCGCTGGACCGGATCAGTGCGAGCGTCTACGCCGTCGATCTACGGACGGACGAGCCGATCGTCGCGATTAATCCCGAGGTGCCGCTGTTGCCGGCCTCGAACGCGAAACTCGTTACGGCGGCGCGAGCGTTTGCCGAACTCGGTCCGGCTTACCGGTTCGAGACGACGCTTCACGCGGTCGGCGAGATCAAAGACGGCCATCTGCTCGGCGACCTCGTCCTGACGGGACGCGGCGCGCCGGATCTCTCGCAGGCGGATCTGATGACGCTCGCCGATGGGGTCGCCGGGTCGGGGATCGATACCGTCGCCGGCGAACTCGTCGTCGACACCTCGGCGTTCGATCGCGAGTCGCTCGGCCCGGGCTGGACGTGGGACGACGGCCAGTTCGCCTACGGCGCCAAGAGCACGCCGCTGGCGGTCGAGCGAAACACGGTCGACATCACCGTCAGCCACCGCACCGATTCGGTGACGGTGGACGCGTCGCCGACCTCCGAAATCGTGCGGATCGAATCCGATGTCGAGACGGGCCCGAGCGAACGACTCGAGGTATACAAGAAACGCGCCTCGGAGATCATCCGTGTCGAAGGAGAAATACCGCCGGGCGAGACGGCGGTCGAAGCCAGTCCCGTCGACGACCCGATGATGCACGCCAGTTCGCTCCTGCAGGACGCCCTCGAGGCGAACGAGATCGATATCGACGGCTGGACGCGAATCGAAAACGACCCCGTCGAAACGGACGGGCTCCCGTGTGCGACCGTCGAGTCGGCACCGCTGTCGACGCTGGTGCGGGATATGCTCGTCAGTTCGGACAACTTCGTCGCCGAACAGCTCGCCCGGACGGTCGCACTCGAACTCGAGGGGAAGGGGTCGTGGGGAATCTGGGAGGAGCACGCGGACGCGTTTCTCGCTGACCGCGGCGCTGACGCCGTCCGACTCCGCGACGGTTCGGGGCTATCGCGATACAACCTTCTGTCCGCCGCGAGCGTGAGCGCCGTCCTCGAGTGGGTCCTCGAGCAACCCTGGAGCGAGCAGTACCGCCAGTCACTGCCGCTCGCTGGCGTCGAGGGAACTGTCGAGAACCGACTTACTGACATCTCGGCGCCGGTCAGAGCGAAGACGGGGACGCTGACCGGCGTTCGGACCCTGTCAGGTTACGTCGAGGATCCGGGCGGCGAGCCTGCAGTCGTTTTCTCCTGTCTCCTCTCGAATCTCACCGGCGACCTCGAGGCGACGGCGACGGATCGGATCGACGAACTGGTCGGAGAAATTGTCGCGGCGACTGATCTCGAGTAG
- a CDS encoding ABC transporter ATP-binding protein, whose product MSLLEVEDLRTYFFTADGIVQAVDGVSFEVDSGESLGIVGESGAGKSVAVKSIMGLIRDPGRVVDGSIRFDGRELTDLSERELRREIRGNEISIIFQDAMSALNPVFTVGSQIEEVIVENTDRSPKEARTRAIELLDDVGIPDPEQRIDEYPHQYSGGMQQRAMIAMALACDPRLIIADEPTTALDVTIQAGILDLFDDIQEKYETSMVYVTHDLGVVREVCDRVGVMYLGNMVECAPYDELYRNPKHPYTQSLLNSVVTPDETLDEIDPIGGTMPSAVSPPSGCRFRTRCPAAFDDCSKATPPTYDVGEDDSHEVACLLYDETVSRAEPALHESDTDTDPAESGGTADD is encoded by the coding sequence GTGAGCCTCCTCGAGGTCGAAGACCTCCGGACGTACTTCTTTACGGCCGACGGGATCGTCCAGGCCGTCGACGGGGTCAGCTTCGAAGTAGACTCCGGCGAATCGCTCGGCATCGTCGGCGAGTCGGGTGCCGGAAAGAGCGTCGCGGTCAAGAGTATCATGGGCCTGATTCGCGACCCCGGACGGGTCGTCGACGGAAGTATCCGCTTTGACGGCCGCGAACTGACCGACCTCTCCGAGCGCGAACTCAGACGGGAGATTCGCGGCAACGAAATTTCGATCATCTTCCAGGACGCCATGTCGGCGCTCAACCCCGTCTTCACCGTCGGGAGCCAGATCGAGGAGGTTATCGTCGAGAACACGGATCGTTCGCCGAAGGAGGCCCGAACGCGGGCGATCGAACTGCTCGACGACGTCGGCATTCCTGATCCCGAACAGCGGATCGACGAGTACCCACACCAGTACTCCGGCGGGATGCAACAGCGAGCGATGATCGCGATGGCGCTGGCCTGCGACCCGCGGCTCATCATCGCCGACGAGCCGACCACGGCGCTCGACGTCACGATCCAGGCCGGCATTCTCGACCTGTTCGACGACATCCAGGAAAAGTACGAGACGAGCATGGTGTACGTCACGCACGACCTCGGCGTCGTCCGGGAGGTGTGTGATCGCGTCGGCGTGATGTACCTCGGTAACATGGTCGAGTGTGCGCCGTACGACGAACTGTACCGAAACCCGAAACACCCCTACACGCAGTCGCTGCTTAACTCGGTGGTGACGCCCGACGAGACGTTAGACGAGATCGATCCGATCGGCGGAACGATGCCGAGTGCGGTATCGCCGCCCTCGGGCTGTCGGTTCCGCACGCGGTGTCCGGCCGCCTTCGACGACTGCTCGAAGGCGACGCCGCCGACGTACGACGTCGGCGAGGACGATTCGCACGAGGTCGCCTGTCTCCTCTACGACGAGACCGTCTCGCGAGCGGAGCCGGCGTTACACGAGTCGGATACGGATACCGACCCCGCGGAGTCGGGGGGTACTGCGGATGACTGA
- a CDS encoding ABC transporter permease, whose amino-acid sequence MSQDGSRVKGAEFDARSGFVTTLLKLKHSPTSLAGLGIIAVLVLMAVFTTIDSFLFNRQIITWVHADPYAMDQTMRYEGPSREHPLGTDRYGRDILSRLVYGSRTALAIGILAVGISFVGGIIIGAVSAYFGGYVDDGLMRTVEVLYAIPGLVLAMIFMAIFGPSIYNLFIAYGIVGIPAYARVMRSEVLSLRDRQYVEAAKLAGLPRRTILFREIVPNGLAPVVVQGTLSMGTVIIGAAALSFLGFGVQPPTADWGRMLADGRTALLVAWWVALFPGIMIFLTVMGFNMLGDGLRDVMDPKMTVEDVGIDDFDLDDLSTEPDHEYGFGEFEDGGRQPASTDGGSSAPEGGDRS is encoded by the coding sequence ATGAGCCAGGACGGCAGTCGCGTGAAAGGAGCGGAGTTCGACGCCAGAAGCGGGTTCGTCACGACGCTCCTGAAACTCAAGCACAGTCCGACCTCGCTCGCCGGTCTCGGTATCATCGCCGTGCTCGTGCTGATGGCGGTGTTCACGACGATCGATAGCTTCCTCTTCAATCGGCAGATTATCACCTGGGTCCACGCGGATCCGTACGCGATGGACCAGACGATGCGGTACGAGGGTCCCTCGAGGGAGCACCCGCTCGGAACCGATCGGTACGGACGCGATATCCTGTCCCGGCTCGTCTACGGGAGTCGAACGGCGCTCGCCATCGGTATCCTCGCGGTCGGGATCAGCTTTGTCGGCGGGATCATCATCGGTGCCGTCTCCGCCTACTTCGGCGGCTACGTCGACGACGGGCTGATGCGAACGGTCGAGGTTCTGTACGCGATCCCCGGCCTCGTCCTCGCGATGATCTTCATGGCGATCTTCGGCCCGAGTATCTACAACCTCTTCATCGCCTACGGCATCGTCGGCATCCCGGCGTACGCACGGGTGATGCGCTCCGAAGTGCTCTCCCTGCGCGACCGACAGTACGTCGAGGCGGCGAAGCTCGCCGGGCTCCCGCGACGGACGATCCTCTTTCGCGAGATTGTTCCGAACGGGCTCGCCCCGGTGGTGGTACAGGGGACCCTCTCGATGGGGACCGTCATCATCGGCGCGGCCGCGCTGTCGTTCCTCGGCTTCGGCGTCCAGCCGCCGACGGCCGACTGGGGCCGGATGCTTGCGGACGGCCGAACGGCGCTGCTCGTCGCCTGGTGGGTCGCGCTGTTCCCCGGAATAATGATCTTCCTCACAGTCATGGGATTCAACATGCTCGGCGACGGACTACGAGACGTAATGGACCCGAAGATGACCGTCGAAGACGTCGGGATCGACGACTTCGATCTCGACGATCTCTCGACGGAACCCGACCACGAGTACGGGTTCGGCGAGTTCGAGGACGGTGGTCGACAGCCGGCCAGCACGGACGGCGGCTCGAGCGCGCCCGAGGGAGGTGATCGCTCGTGA